A window of the Acidithiobacillus thiooxidans ATCC 19377 genome harbors these coding sequences:
- a CDS encoding DUF4124 domain-containing protein, with protein MDQHLLKGFLLHCSRACRVLAAVFILSAGNALLPAQAAIYRWVSPNGTVSYGDQPPPNAAKLQSLPPIPPAPPPVAHLQTPQKAATVTPSSAASDKTLTAIERLNLLAALNNYQNSLRPPPEPEHHVYIPAYIGPAPFPPYRPGRPPHWRRPPPRPIRPPSNRPPTVLLPPPAPASAYSSPVLLP; from the coding sequence ATGGACCAGCATTTACTGAAAGGTTTTTTGCTTCATTGCAGCCGTGCCTGTCGGGTTTTGGCTGCCGTTTTTATTTTATCTGCAGGTAACGCGTTGTTACCTGCCCAGGCAGCCATTTACCGTTGGGTGTCTCCCAATGGCACCGTCAGCTATGGTGATCAGCCACCACCAAACGCAGCAAAGCTGCAGTCTCTGCCACCCATTCCTCCGGCACCACCGCCCGTAGCGCATCTGCAAACTCCGCAAAAGGCAGCAACTGTAACCCCATCTTCAGCAGCCAGCGATAAAACCCTGACAGCCATAGAACGCTTGAATCTCCTGGCGGCACTGAATAACTATCAAAACAGCCTGCGACCGCCCCCGGAGCCCGAGCACCATGTTTACATACCGGCCTATATCGGCCCTGCGCCTTTTCCACCGTATCGACCCGGTCGTCCACCCCATTGGCGGCGGCCTCCACCCAGACCTATCCGCCCCCCGAGCAATCGTCCGCCGACCGTTCTTTTGCCACCACCTGCTCCAGCCTCGGCTTATTCTTCGCCGGTGCTGTTGCCGTAG
- a CDS encoding response regulator: MLHLRLVYPHPGSTVQCMENKARILVIDDDLRLRSLVESHLKGYGFMVQGMGDGRQIEASLAENPVDLIILDLGLPHEDGLQICRRLRQQHDVPILMLTARGDEVDRILGLEMGADDYLAKPFHPRELVARIQAILRRVRGSAPRTSGVTASFEKGPFRVDMSRQEIHLHDQLISLTSAEFLTLATLIQHEGQALTREKLMWLTRGRQLEADDRSIDMQISRLRRLLDKGPGRPRHIRTVWGHGYLFVAEP; this comes from the coding sequence TTGTTACATTTACGTTTGGTCTATCCGCATCCGGGGAGTACAGTACAATGCATGGAAAACAAAGCGCGAATTTTAGTGATAGATGATGACTTGCGACTGCGCAGCCTGGTGGAATCGCATCTTAAGGGCTATGGTTTTATGGTTCAGGGCATGGGTGATGGTCGCCAGATTGAAGCCAGCCTTGCAGAAAACCCGGTAGATCTCATTATTCTCGACCTGGGTCTTCCCCATGAAGATGGCCTGCAGATATGCCGACGCCTGCGCCAGCAGCACGACGTGCCGATTCTCATGCTCACCGCTCGGGGTGACGAAGTCGACCGGATTTTAGGCCTGGAAATGGGTGCCGACGATTATCTGGCCAAACCCTTTCATCCCCGTGAGCTGGTTGCCCGCATCCAGGCCATTTTGCGCCGGGTCCGGGGCAGTGCGCCCAGAACCTCAGGGGTCACCGCCAGTTTTGAAAAGGGTCCGTTTCGGGTGGACATGAGTCGTCAGGAAATTCATCTTCATGACCAGCTCATCTCCCTGACCAGCGCCGAATTTTTAACCCTGGCCACCCTCATTCAGCATGAAGGACAGGCACTGACCCGTGAAAAACTGATGTGGTTGACACGTGGCCGCCAGCTGGAAGCCGATGACCGCAGTATCGATATGCAGATATCGCGGCTCCGCCGCCTGCTCGACAAAGGCCCTGGTCGCCCCCGGCACATTCGTACGGTCTGGGGACACGGCTACCTCTTCGTGGCCGAACCCTGA
- a CDS encoding NRAMP family divalent metal transporter produces the protein MTANNSTMPQRHSRWSVFLIVLGPGLVVMLADTDVGSIITAAQSGAQWGFKLLLLQFILMPILYIVQELTVRLGIFTGKGHGELIRETFGTGWAYLSVAGLSIATTGALLTEFSGVAGVSHLYGLPRAVGVILAAATLLTIVWTGSYRRVERIALIMGLFELVFFGIAWVSHPDLQDILHGLTHAPITDKNYMMLVAANIGAVIMPWMVFYQQSAVADKGLHPENYRHARWDTAIGAVLTQAIMAAVLIATAATIGRLNPNAPLNTVHQLSEAITPYLGDTWGRLVFSLGILGAGMVAAIVASLAGAWGWGEVTGFRHSLEHHPKDAPWFYGIYTAIIIAGAVAVISIPDLVSLDIGVEVMNALLLPLVLGFLVALAMKALPAEHRLRGPYLWLVLFVVILSAGLGVYGGLTSIPGL, from the coding sequence ATGACTGCAAACAACTCCACAATGCCTCAGCGCCACTCCCGCTGGTCTGTTTTTCTGATTGTACTTGGCCCCGGCCTGGTCGTCATGCTCGCCGATACTGATGTCGGCAGCATTATCACCGCCGCCCAAAGTGGCGCGCAGTGGGGCTTCAAACTGCTGCTGCTGCAATTTATTCTCATGCCGATTCTCTACATCGTGCAGGAACTCACCGTACGCCTGGGAATTTTCACCGGCAAGGGGCACGGTGAACTGATTCGTGAAACCTTTGGCACCGGCTGGGCTTATTTGTCGGTAGCCGGACTGAGCATCGCCACTACCGGTGCTCTGCTGACCGAGTTTTCGGGGGTTGCAGGGGTGAGTCATCTATATGGATTACCGCGTGCCGTGGGTGTCATTCTCGCCGCAGCCACCTTGCTGACCATTGTCTGGACCGGCTCCTACCGGCGCGTAGAGCGCATTGCCCTGATCATGGGCCTGTTTGAACTGGTCTTTTTCGGGATCGCCTGGGTCTCTCACCCCGATCTTCAGGATATTCTCCACGGCCTGACCCATGCACCCATTACTGATAAGAATTACATGATGCTGGTAGCCGCCAACATCGGTGCTGTCATCATGCCCTGGATGGTATTTTATCAGCAGTCCGCCGTTGCCGATAAGGGGCTCCATCCTGAGAACTATCGGCATGCCCGTTGGGATACAGCCATTGGTGCCGTCCTTACCCAGGCCATCATGGCCGCCGTGCTTATTGCCACAGCGGCCACTATCGGCCGCCTCAATCCCAACGCGCCCCTGAATACCGTCCATCAACTCTCCGAGGCCATCACCCCGTACCTGGGAGACACCTGGGGACGCCTGGTGTTTTCCCTGGGTATTCTGGGGGCCGGCATGGTCGCAGCCATTGTTGCCTCACTGGCCGGAGCCTGGGGCTGGGGAGAAGTCACCGGATTCCGCCACTCCCTCGAACACCACCCCAAAGACGCGCCCTGGTTTTACGGAATCTATACCGCCATCATCATCGCCGGTGCCGTGGCTGTGATCAGCATACCCGACCTGGTCAGCCTGGATATTGGTGTGGAAGTCATGAACGCCCTGCTGCTGCCCCTGGTTCTTGGTTTCCTGGTCGCTCTGGCAATGAAAGCACTCCCCGCTGAGCATCGCCTGCGTGGCCCGTACCTTTGGCTGGTTCTTTTTGTGGTCATTCTGTCTGCCGGGCTGGGTGTCTATGGCGGCTTGACCAGCATTCCCGGCCTCTGA
- a CDS encoding ABC transporter ATP-binding protein: protein MPNEPALSVQGLNVRFGAQTVLSNVQMDLEDGRYACLLGESGSGKSTLLAAIAGLIKPRAGSIRLRGQHVFTAGGIQIPPEKRGIGMVFQDAALWPHLRVIDNVLFPLRAQGLPVDRERAMLLLEKMNIPATAAKRKPHELSGGQRQRVAIARAIIARPRLVLLDEPLSAVDQGVREEIRYFLRTLFREEGIAALHVTHDPSEAFYLGQHVGVLHSGHLEQWDQPEKLFRFPASENVARLSGSVRSLPVKIIQYQGGKAEVALANGQKIWVPGADTLREGKPGLLLLRPGDIDCDGPEAAFAGEAIHSHWSDGRYLVHLQAFGQHELLSYSQQSSLGPRHWQIYPNHGWCIPAETSATQEKTL from the coding sequence GTGCCCAACGAACCGGCGCTTTCGGTGCAGGGACTGAATGTGCGCTTTGGCGCCCAGACGGTCTTGAGTAACGTCCAGATGGATCTTGAAGATGGTCGTTACGCCTGCCTGCTGGGTGAATCAGGATCAGGCAAAAGCACCTTGCTGGCGGCCATTGCCGGGCTCATCAAGCCCCGGGCTGGCAGTATTCGCCTGCGCGGTCAGCATGTATTCACCGCCGGGGGCATACAGATTCCTCCCGAAAAACGCGGCATTGGTATGGTTTTTCAGGATGCGGCGCTCTGGCCCCACCTCCGGGTCATTGATAATGTTCTTTTTCCCCTGCGCGCTCAGGGACTTCCGGTAGATCGCGAGCGGGCCATGCTGCTGCTGGAAAAAATGAACATTCCTGCTACCGCAGCAAAGCGCAAACCCCACGAATTATCGGGTGGGCAACGGCAGCGGGTCGCCATTGCCCGCGCCATCATCGCCCGTCCGCGTCTGGTCTTACTGGATGAACCCTTATCCGCCGTAGATCAGGGGGTTCGCGAAGAAATCCGCTACTTTCTCCGTACCCTGTTTCGTGAAGAAGGCATTGCCGCCCTGCATGTCACCCATGATCCCAGCGAAGCCTTTTATCTGGGCCAACATGTCGGCGTTCTCCACAGCGGTCATCTGGAACAATGGGATCAACCGGAGAAACTGTTCCGTTTCCCGGCTAGTGAAAATGTAGCTCGACTCAGCGGCTCCGTCCGGAGCCTACCCGTAAAGATTATTCAATATCAGGGCGGTAAAGCCGAAGTCGCGTTGGCAAATGGCCAGAAAATATGGGTACCCGGGGCCGATACACTGCGTGAAGGCAAACCTGGTCTTTTGCTGCTGCGCCCCGGAGACATTGACTGCGACGGCCCGGAAGCCGCATTTGCTGGCGAAGCCATTCATTCCCATTGGAGTGATGGTCGCTATCTGGTGCATTTGCAGGCTTTCGGCCAGCACGAATTATTGAGCTACTCCCAGCAAAGCAGTCTGGGTCCGCGCCACTGGCAAATTTACCCAAATCACGGCTGGTGCATTCCTGCCGAAACTTCCGCAACTCAGGAGAAAACCCTATGA
- a CDS encoding efflux RND transporter periplasmic adaptor subunit, translating into MKKAFLLLGLVVVLLFGAVYGWYAWRQQRLHTQLLAAANPAVTVSAVKVKTRNIAGELTAVGEVVAQQGAALGPQVGGVIQKLYFHSGQTVRKGQLLLALDPGALPGQLQAAQAHARLALVDYRRAQKVYAIHGISTAALDKAQYDAEAAQGEVSALQESLADTQLRAPFSGVLSLRTVNTGEFIHAGTAVVHLENLQHLYVDFTVPQRDAQILHKGAPVQVDIHNGDAVRHYSASVQAISSHVHADNRALSVRALLQTEPGLKPGMFVRVILEKEAPKAALLIPTVAVSFNTYGDFVYVLSPGPDHRLIAREQKVLTGMQKGQDTVIRSGLKVGDTVVTAGQVKLHSGDSVQINNAVHL; encoded by the coding sequence ATGAAAAAGGCGTTTCTTCTATTAGGATTGGTTGTTGTGCTGCTTTTTGGAGCCGTGTATGGCTGGTATGCATGGCGGCAGCAACGCCTGCATACCCAATTGCTTGCTGCTGCCAATCCGGCGGTGACGGTTTCTGCTGTAAAAGTCAAAACCCGCAATATAGCGGGTGAATTGACCGCCGTTGGCGAGGTGGTGGCGCAGCAGGGCGCCGCCCTTGGCCCGCAAGTCGGTGGGGTTATTCAGAAACTGTATTTTCACTCGGGACAAACGGTGCGCAAGGGGCAGTTGCTCCTCGCCCTGGATCCGGGTGCCTTGCCGGGGCAGTTGCAGGCAGCTCAGGCTCATGCCCGGCTGGCTTTGGTGGATTATCGACGCGCCCAAAAGGTTTATGCCATTCACGGTATATCTACCGCCGCACTGGACAAGGCGCAATACGATGCCGAGGCCGCTCAGGGAGAAGTTTCAGCATTGCAGGAGTCGCTGGCCGACACTCAACTCCGCGCGCCATTTTCGGGAGTGCTCAGTCTGCGCACCGTCAATACCGGTGAATTTATTCATGCGGGAACCGCTGTGGTGCATCTGGAGAATCTGCAACATTTGTATGTTGATTTCACCGTTCCGCAACGCGATGCCCAGATCCTGCACAAAGGTGCGCCGGTGCAGGTAGATATTCACAATGGCGACGCAGTTCGGCACTATAGCGCTTCTGTACAGGCGATTTCCAGTCATGTGCATGCGGATAATCGTGCCCTCAGTGTAAGAGCCTTGCTCCAGACCGAACCGGGGTTGAAGCCGGGTATGTTTGTGCGTGTGATTCTGGAGAAAGAGGCGCCCAAAGCAGCGCTGCTGATTCCCACTGTTGCGGTGAGCTTCAATACCTATGGTGATTTTGTTTATGTGCTGAGTCCCGGGCCGGACCATCGGCTGATCGCCCGCGAACAAAAAGTGCTCACCGGCATGCAGAAGGGCCAGGATACGGTGATTCGTTCCGGACTCAAAGTCGGGGATACGGTGGTCACCGCCGGGCAGGTGAAGCTGCACAGTGGCGACTCCGTGCAGATCAATAATGCTGTGCATCTATAG
- the alkB gene encoding DNA oxidative demethylase AlkB, with the protein MTADLFENFLLPATAVESLEEGATILRGWALADAESLIHAVQQGLMQSALRQMSTPGGKTMSVAMSNFGSWGWVSDRQGYRYVSKDPENAEPWPEIPAIILNLAQAASKKAGFAGFTPDACLVNVYVPGARMSLHQDKDEQDMDAPIVSISLGLPATFLFGGAQRRDKVKRIFVEHGDVLVWGGPARLRYHGVAPIKPGEHPLVGARRINLTLRKAH; encoded by the coding sequence GTGACGGCAGATCTTTTTGAAAACTTTCTCTTGCCTGCTACGGCGGTGGAATCGCTTGAAGAAGGGGCCACGATTCTGAGGGGTTGGGCCTTAGCCGATGCCGAATCCCTGATTCATGCGGTGCAACAGGGGTTGATGCAGTCGGCACTGCGGCAGATGAGCACCCCGGGTGGAAAAACAATGTCCGTCGCCATGAGTAATTTCGGCTCATGGGGATGGGTGTCGGACAGGCAGGGTTATCGATATGTGTCCAAAGATCCAGAAAATGCGGAACCTTGGCCGGAAATTCCCGCCATTATTTTGAATTTGGCTCAAGCTGCGTCAAAAAAAGCGGGTTTTGCCGGTTTCACGCCAGATGCCTGTCTGGTGAATGTGTATGTTCCGGGAGCGCGGATGTCTTTACATCAGGATAAGGACGAACAGGATATGGATGCGCCCATTGTTTCCATATCTCTGGGTTTGCCAGCTACTTTTCTGTTTGGCGGTGCACAACGCCGGGATAAGGTGAAACGTATTTTTGTAGAGCATGGTGATGTGTTGGTCTGGGGTGGTCCTGCCCGCCTGCGCTATCATGGTGTTGCTCCGATCAAGCCGGGAGAACATCCTCTCGTGGGTGCACGGCGCATTAATCTGACTTTGCGCAAGGCGCACTGA
- a CDS encoding efflux transporter outer membrane subunit yields the protein MAQENAAARRWPGPRRHRRGIAILLGSGLMIGLAGCAVGPHWSVPKMRTPPSYNARPAALPADEQKVQWTQQQARSWWLLFHSKPLNNYIQQAMQANPDLQAAHAALARQQALMVAAQGGLAPQVSANAGISRARALRTGADGGQSYRIPGNLYSLFLGTIDVSYNPDVFGRQKDLVHAARAQAAVTKANLHQSEVFLAADVSRAVISGAAARAQLHAARQIATADAHLLKLLQQEYKLGDQNLQNVEQQAAMTAAARARIAPLAADLAAARHALAALLGQTPNVALSIPALQSLHLPARLPTTIPSALAENRPDIQAATAEIKVAAAQADVATANLYPQFNISAEIGKAAMTGGLFFNPVSTLWSLGAGLAAPIYNGGSLHAERRAALDQYQVASDQYRSTVLNAFKQVADALRTLQGADTAYIQQKQAQQASARALHLAEARYRDGATDYATVLNAEIAYQQDSVAAIQGRSQRYLDSVALFVALGDGWQPDQPAPKAHSVPSETPMVNTAGAPA from the coding sequence ATGGCACAGGAAAATGCGGCAGCCCGGCGCTGGCCGGGACCCCGAAGACACAGGCGGGGCATCGCCATATTGTTGGGCTCGGGTTTGATGATCGGTTTGGCGGGTTGTGCGGTGGGCCCCCATTGGTCCGTACCGAAGATGCGTACGCCGCCATCTTATAATGCCCGTCCCGCTGCTTTGCCGGCAGACGAGCAAAAAGTCCAGTGGACGCAGCAGCAGGCGCGTTCCTGGTGGTTGTTGTTTCACTCAAAACCGCTCAACAACTATATCCAGCAGGCCATGCAGGCTAATCCGGATTTGCAGGCAGCCCATGCGGCTTTGGCAAGGCAGCAGGCGCTGATGGTGGCTGCGCAGGGGGGCTTGGCTCCACAGGTTTCGGCAAACGCGGGAATCAGTCGCGCGCGGGCCTTGCGGACAGGTGCCGACGGCGGACAAAGTTACCGTATTCCGGGCAATCTCTACAGCCTTTTTCTGGGCACCATTGACGTCAGCTATAACCCGGATGTGTTTGGCCGGCAGAAAGATCTGGTCCATGCAGCCCGGGCACAGGCGGCGGTGACCAAGGCCAATCTGCATCAGAGTGAAGTGTTTCTCGCCGCAGACGTCAGTCGGGCTGTCATCAGTGGTGCCGCCGCCCGCGCCCAGTTGCATGCAGCCCGGCAGATTGCCACAGCGGATGCTCATTTGCTGAAACTGTTGCAGCAGGAATATAAGCTGGGTGATCAGAATCTGCAGAATGTAGAACAGCAGGCGGCCATGACGGCCGCTGCGCGTGCCCGCATTGCCCCTCTTGCGGCAGATCTGGCGGCCGCCCGCCACGCCCTGGCGGCGTTGCTGGGGCAAACGCCAAATGTGGCCCTCAGCATTCCCGCTCTGCAAAGCCTGCATTTACCAGCCCGCTTGCCCACGACCATTCCCTCGGCACTGGCTGAAAATCGTCCGGATATCCAGGCGGCCACAGCGGAGATCAAGGTTGCTGCTGCCCAGGCGGATGTGGCGACAGCCAATTTATATCCCCAATTCAACATTTCTGCGGAGATTGGCAAGGCAGCCATGACCGGTGGCCTGTTTTTCAACCCGGTTTCCACCCTCTGGTCACTGGGCGCTGGCTTGGCAGCGCCCATTTATAATGGTGGCAGCCTGCATGCAGAGCGGCGTGCGGCGTTGGATCAGTATCAGGTAGCCAGTGACCAGTATCGCAGCACGGTATTGAATGCCTTTAAACAGGTGGCAGATGCCTTGCGCACCCTGCAGGGTGCTGATACGGCTTACATTCAGCAAAAACAGGCACAGCAAGCTTCTGCCAGGGCCCTGCACCTGGCCGAGGCCCGATATCGGGATGGTGCTACGGACTATGCCACCGTATTGAATGCCGAAATTGCCTATCAACAGGATTCTGTCGCCGCTATTCAAGGCCGCAGTCAGCGCTATCTGGATAGCGTCGCGCTGTTTGTGGCGCTGGGTGATGGCTGGCAACCGGATCAACCAGCACCCAAAGCGCATTCTGTGCCCTCTGAAACCCCCATGGTAAACACTGCAGGAGCCCCCGCATGA
- a CDS encoding ATP-binding protein, translating to MNPAAERFAEFLLQTDHALISSGAQYAPNGNLQWRPASAKPGKIPDKYFMDKTAHYVEQQVPGARLRVGLDEGTTTWMWIRGGPHQPWLGMPVSPMNFGGQGFMFMRLGVIALVTLLGAWLIVRQINRPLARLAAEAPRIGLGDTPDTLQPIGGPLEVQHLTQAITGMANDLHRLHEERTLLLTGISHELRTPLSRLLLTLHLPDSDFLEQKSAMCVDVNEMDETIDKFLTLVRSGDQEKAITVNVRDWLEEMQEIARERYGLDISVAKNHSADTANSFQCRPLALERVFRIIFDNTRRYGDGSLQIRVLSHPGHTEIQLRDYGPGVSAAHLLAMNQGTLPRQTGHGAGIGIRICKRIIDLHGGTIHFENAAEGGLMVRLQFPVIAPLRT from the coding sequence ATGAATCCAGCCGCCGAACGCTTTGCCGAGTTTCTGCTGCAAACCGACCACGCACTGATCAGTAGCGGGGCACAATATGCCCCCAACGGAAACCTGCAATGGCGACCTGCCAGTGCCAAACCGGGCAAAATTCCAGATAAGTACTTCATGGACAAGACCGCTCACTATGTCGAGCAGCAGGTACCGGGGGCCAGACTCCGCGTAGGTTTGGATGAGGGTACTACTACCTGGATGTGGATACGCGGCGGCCCTCACCAGCCCTGGCTGGGCATGCCGGTATCGCCTATGAACTTTGGTGGGCAGGGATTCATGTTCATGCGTCTTGGAGTCATTGCGCTGGTGACCTTGCTGGGGGCCTGGCTGATTGTCCGCCAGATTAACCGCCCCCTGGCCCGCCTGGCCGCCGAAGCTCCACGCATTGGCCTTGGTGATACCCCCGACACCCTGCAACCCATCGGTGGTCCCCTGGAAGTACAGCACCTGACTCAGGCCATTACCGGTATGGCCAATGATCTGCATCGTCTTCATGAAGAGCGCACCCTGCTGCTCACGGGCATTTCCCACGAGCTTCGGACGCCGCTGTCCCGACTGCTTTTGACCCTGCACTTGCCCGATTCAGATTTTCTGGAACAGAAATCCGCCATGTGTGTGGATGTCAACGAGATGGACGAAACCATCGACAAGTTTCTGACTCTCGTGCGCAGCGGGGATCAGGAAAAAGCCATAACCGTCAACGTGCGGGACTGGCTGGAGGAAATGCAGGAAATTGCCAGGGAACGTTATGGACTGGACATCAGCGTTGCGAAAAATCATTCTGCTGATACCGCAAACTCTTTTCAATGCCGCCCCTTGGCACTGGAGCGGGTGTTTCGGATTATTTTCGACAATACGCGCCGTTACGGCGACGGCAGCCTGCAGATTCGGGTTCTCAGTCATCCCGGGCACACGGAAATACAACTGCGGGATTACGGCCCCGGAGTTTCTGCAGCGCATCTCCTGGCCATGAATCAGGGCACACTTCCGCGCCAAACCGGCCACGGTGCGGGTATTGGAATACGCATCTGCAAGCGCATCATTGACTTGCACGGCGGGACCATACATTTTGAGAATGCCGCAGAGGGAGGGCTGATGGTCAGACTACAATTTCCAGTCATTGCGCCTCTCAGGACTTGA
- a CDS encoding extracellular solute-binding protein translates to MNPVVKQVTLAIMSLAFAGTASAATLTLYSAAPASLAKALARAFSKKTGDHVAVWTSSTGKVMARLAAEADHPHADVVMVADWTAGLELAKDKMVYDYQPESIDKNLFPAMQLKGPFLPYGADTVSMVMNSKALPKGASMPTSWFDLTAPVWKNHLTAPNPLLSGTASDFVIAFVDKYGNKAWQYFSDLKANGTVWPGTNHTALMPVLSGERSGMVECVGHAAVQAKVQGNSIQLIYPKEGTMLIPRPIMIMQSAPDKKLAEQFVNFTMSPAGQKLVAKYNLYPSLNGVAAKPALAKLGTYPVMQVNWDQVAATRASVLAKFRKDILGQ, encoded by the coding sequence ATGAACCCCGTAGTCAAACAAGTTACCTTGGCCATCATGAGTCTGGCATTTGCAGGCACTGCTTCTGCCGCCACGCTGACTTTGTACAGTGCTGCGCCAGCTTCTTTAGCCAAGGCTCTGGCGCGCGCATTCAGCAAAAAAACCGGTGATCACGTCGCCGTGTGGACATCCAGCACCGGAAAAGTCATGGCCCGCCTTGCGGCCGAAGCTGACCATCCGCATGCCGATGTGGTCATGGTCGCCGACTGGACAGCCGGCCTGGAACTCGCCAAAGACAAGATGGTGTATGACTATCAACCTGAAAGCATCGACAAAAATCTTTTCCCGGCCATGCAGCTCAAAGGACCCTTCCTGCCCTATGGTGCCGATACGGTTTCCATGGTCATGAACAGCAAAGCCTTGCCCAAGGGCGCGAGCATGCCTACCAGCTGGTTTGATCTGACCGCTCCCGTCTGGAAAAATCACCTCACCGCGCCCAACCCGCTGCTCTCGGGCACGGCTTCGGATTTTGTCATTGCCTTTGTGGATAAATACGGCAACAAGGCCTGGCAATATTTTTCCGACCTGAAAGCCAATGGCACCGTCTGGCCGGGGACTAATCATACCGCACTGATGCCGGTACTTTCCGGTGAACGCAGTGGGATGGTGGAGTGCGTTGGGCATGCCGCCGTGCAGGCCAAGGTACAGGGCAACTCCATTCAGCTGATTTACCCGAAAGAAGGCACCATGCTGATTCCCCGCCCCATCATGATCATGCAGTCGGCGCCGGATAAAAAGCTGGCCGAACAGTTTGTCAATTTCACCATGTCCCCTGCCGGACAAAAACTCGTCGCCAAATATAATCTCTATCCTTCCCTGAATGGCGTTGCCGCCAAACCTGCTCTGGCCAAGCTCGGTACTTATCCGGTCATGCAGGTCAACTGGGATCAGGTCGCCGCAACCCGCGCCAGCGTGCTGGCCAAATTCCGCAAGGACATTCTCGGTCAATGA
- a CDS encoding ABC transporter permease, which produces MMVRSLNRLLVFGILGLLVLAPLATIVFEALQPDASHHHGMALLQLGVDQHFIHALLGTAGMAALAVVFALPIGLILALLMFYAPPKFSLLWEGLILIPFLIPPYLTAEAWTLLVGPVGLIEQLIHGLGTPLENFLYSLAGMAAVMALHLTPLVYIILRAALQNGDFRLIQAARVHGAGLWRAFRVGVLPLVLPALAAAGLLVFLDTSAEFGVPALLSGYAGVTVLSTSIEAATNVWPVNLPRASAIGLVLCTLGIVAWFFYRPLANENRGQIHQLHYPSRWWSMLPLAAFVLIAMLLPIGAVLAVSFEKAITVGLKFSNFTWHHYHHILSHQSSAFGALKTSLELAALVAFGTMVAALLTANIVRRGGRFAAFLDLLATLPMAIPGVVLAVGMILFWNAPWNHLPVFGTTAILGVAYATTTFPFAMRYARAGLAQIPPLLDNASRVHGSGPLRTFLKVHIPIAWPMLIGGATVVFALSMRELVASLMLQPAGVQVISTYIYANFRQGVIGDGMAMSVIGVLSSALILGVARGLLLRR; this is translated from the coding sequence ATGATGGTACGCAGCCTGAATCGGCTGCTGGTTTTTGGCATCCTTGGCCTGCTGGTTCTCGCACCACTGGCCACCATCGTTTTCGAGGCGCTGCAGCCCGACGCCAGCCATCATCATGGCATGGCTCTGCTGCAGTTGGGAGTAGACCAGCACTTTATCCACGCCCTGCTGGGCACCGCAGGCATGGCTGCTCTGGCGGTGGTTTTTGCGCTGCCCATCGGGCTGATTCTGGCCTTGTTGATGTTTTACGCCCCGCCCAAATTCAGCCTGCTTTGGGAAGGGCTGATTCTTATCCCCTTTTTAATACCACCTTACCTGACTGCCGAGGCCTGGACCTTGCTGGTTGGTCCGGTAGGACTCATTGAACAACTCATCCATGGTCTCGGAACGCCCCTGGAAAATTTTTTGTACTCGTTGGCGGGAATGGCTGCGGTAATGGCCCTGCATCTCACCCCGCTGGTGTACATTATTCTGCGCGCAGCCTTACAAAATGGGGATTTTCGCCTGATTCAGGCAGCCCGTGTACATGGGGCAGGACTGTGGCGGGCCTTTCGCGTCGGCGTTTTGCCCCTGGTTTTGCCCGCATTGGCCGCTGCAGGTTTACTGGTTTTCCTGGATACTTCAGCAGAATTTGGTGTGCCTGCCTTGCTGAGTGGCTATGCCGGAGTTACTGTGCTCAGCACCAGCATTGAGGCCGCCACCAATGTCTGGCCCGTCAATTTGCCACGCGCCTCCGCCATCGGCCTGGTATTGTGTACCCTGGGCATTGTCGCCTGGTTTTTTTATCGTCCCCTGGCCAACGAAAATCGTGGACAAATCCACCAGCTTCACTACCCAAGCCGCTGGTGGTCAATGCTTCCTCTAGCCGCTTTTGTTTTGATTGCCATGTTGTTACCCATCGGGGCGGTGCTGGCGGTGTCTTTCGAGAAAGCCATTACGGTAGGACTGAAATTCAGCAATTTCACCTGGCATCACTACCATCATATTCTCTCTCATCAATCCAGTGCGTTCGGAGCCCTTAAAACCAGCCTGGAACTCGCCGCCCTGGTGGCTTTTGGTACCATGGTGGCCGCCCTGCTGACGGCCAATATTGTCCGCCGTGGTGGTCGTTTTGCTGCTTTTCTGGATTTGCTGGCCACCCTGCCCATGGCCATACCCGGCGTTGTCCTGGCCGTGGGCATGATCCTTTTCTGGAATGCGCCATGGAACCACCTGCCCGTCTTCGGCACTACCGCCATTCTCGGCGTTGCCTATGCCACCACCACCTTTCCTTTTGCCATGCGCTATGCCCGCGCCGGGCTGGCGCAAATACCGCCGCTTTTGGATAACGCCAGCCGGGTACATGGTAGTGGGCCCTTGCGAACTTTCCTGAAAGTGCATATTCCCATCGCCTGGCCGATGCTGATTGGGGGTGCGACCGTAGTATTTGCTCTGTCCATGCGCGAACTGGTGGCCTCGTTGATGCTGCAGCCTGCGGGGGTACAGGTGATTTCCACTTACATTTATGCCAATTTCCGGCAAGGCGTCATTGGTGATGGCATGGCCATGTCGGTCATTGGCGTGCTCAGTTCGGCACTCATCCTGGGAGTAGCCCGGGGACTGTTGCTGCGTCGTTAA